The following coding sequences lie in one Methylotuvimicrobium alcaliphilum 20Z genomic window:
- the flgM gene encoding flagellar biosynthesis anti-sigma factor FlgM has protein sequence MAIDPIASRIPSATTTKSPAKPGIETGAAKVQAKPNNDRIEITANSGQIKRALDTAASLPVVDNERVASIKQALAEGTYAIDPERIAQKISQFELLSTEDSP, from the coding sequence ATGGCTATCGACCCCATTGCAAGCCGTATACCGAGCGCAACAACAACCAAAAGCCCGGCAAAGCCCGGCATTGAAACCGGCGCCGCAAAAGTTCAAGCGAAACCAAACAACGACCGCATTGAAATTACCGCCAATTCCGGTCAAATAAAAAGAGCATTAGACACAGCAGCAAGTCTTCCGGTAGTCGATAACGAACGCGTTGCATCAATAAAACAAGCACTGGCTGAAGGAACCTATGCCATCGACCCGGAACGTATCGCGCAAAAAATTAGTCAATTCGAATTATTGAGCACCGAGGACAGTCCATGA
- a CDS encoding ISL3 family transposase, with translation MNSETLFSMALGLQPPWQVKAVTFSTDELARSELHLHIDFVTGSRFLDDANNLCPVHDTVERQWQHLSFFEHTCYLHCAVPRITTTDGKVRTVDVPWHGRQWFYPVIRSLSASLIEREMPVNRVAEILKVNPQRIWTIFNHWISKAKAADDPSTITKLGVDETSTKKGHHYVTLGVDLDEARVIHVTEGKGKATLQSIQQHLEDKGVDKEQVEQISMDLSPSFIAGAAESFPSAQITFDRFHVVKLLNEAMNQVRIAERKEHDALKGHKYTFLKNRENLSDKKEKELDELIQLYPTLGEVNRLKVLFNDLWEMPDKPTAEAFLRQWCDAVDAAKIPAFIKFANTVRGHWSGIVHFVESLISNGILEGINSKIQLAKRRARAYRNINNFINMIYFLCGKLKFDYPLYFT, from the coding sequence ATGAACAGTGAAACTTTATTCAGCATGGCTTTAGGCCTGCAACCTCCTTGGCAGGTCAAAGCTGTGACCTTTTCTACAGATGAATTGGCCCGTAGCGAACTTCATCTGCATATCGATTTCGTGACTGGCTCGCGCTTCTTAGACGACGCGAATAACCTCTGTCCAGTGCATGATACCGTAGAGCGGCAATGGCAACATTTGAGCTTTTTTGAACACACCTGTTACCTCCATTGTGCGGTGCCGCGCATTACCACGACCGATGGCAAAGTCCGTACTGTTGACGTTCCTTGGCACGGCAGGCAGTGGTTTTACCCTGTTATTCGTAGCCTTAGCGCTAGCTTGATTGAGCGGGAAATGCCGGTCAACCGAGTCGCCGAGATACTGAAGGTCAATCCACAGCGCATCTGGACTATCTTTAATCACTGGATTAGCAAGGCAAAAGCAGCCGATGATCCGAGCACGATAACCAAGCTGGGCGTCGATGAAACCTCGACCAAAAAAGGCCATCATTACGTTACGCTGGGCGTTGATTTGGATGAAGCCCGCGTAATTCATGTCACCGAAGGTAAGGGTAAGGCAACGCTGCAAAGTATTCAGCAACACCTTGAAGATAAAGGTGTTGATAAAGAACAGGTGGAGCAAATCAGCATGGATTTGTCACCGTCATTTATTGCCGGTGCTGCCGAATCATTCCCGTCTGCACAAATTACCTTTGACCGATTCCATGTTGTGAAATTATTGAACGAGGCCATGAATCAGGTGCGCATTGCCGAACGCAAAGAGCATGATGCTCTGAAAGGCCACAAATACACTTTTCTAAAGAACCGGGAAAACCTATCCGACAAAAAAGAAAAAGAGCTGGATGAACTGATACAACTGTACCCCACGCTGGGCGAAGTTAACCGCTTAAAAGTGCTATTCAATGATCTCTGGGAAATGCCCGACAAACCGACAGCGGAGGCTTTTTTGAGGCAATGGTGCGATGCGGTGGACGCAGCCAAAATTCCAGCGTTTATCAAGTTCGCCAACACAGTTCGAGGACATTGGTCGGGAATTGTGCATTTCGTGGAATCACTCATTAGTAACGGCATTCTTGAAGGCATCAATAGTAAGATTCAGCTGGCTAAACGGCGAGCCAGAGCGTATCGCAACATCAACAATTTCATTAATATGATTTACTTCCTATGTGGAAAGTTGAAATTTGATTACCCACTGTATTTCACATAG
- a CDS encoding flagella synthesis protein FlgN, producing MSLISQTFPIAEKLIANGLSLTEQLYQALQQESTTLKQSALTETLDEITRQKQPLAQELNLFAKQLAQILETEKLPNTPAGLSDYLERAIQAGFDTSKTAENWTTLIKTTEKCQLLNEQNGASVEILLRHTRQSLNILKGKPQTTNTYGPDGNTKSDLFSGTLFSV from the coding sequence ATGAGCCTTATTAGCCAAACATTTCCCATCGCTGAAAAACTCATTGCGAATGGCTTATCATTAACGGAACAACTTTATCAAGCACTGCAACAGGAGTCGACTACGCTAAAGCAGTCTGCGCTTACCGAAACGCTCGATGAAATAACCCGCCAAAAACAACCCCTCGCTCAAGAACTCAACCTGTTTGCCAAACAGCTTGCGCAAATACTCGAAACGGAAAAATTACCCAACACCCCAGCAGGCCTAAGCGATTATTTAGAGCGCGCCATACAGGCAGGATTCGATACGTCCAAAACAGCCGAAAACTGGACAACGCTCATTAAAACGACCGAAAAATGCCAATTACTCAACGAACAAAACGGAGCATCTGTTGAAATATTACTACGTCATACTCGACAATCGCTGAACATCCTTAAAGGAAAGCCGCAAACGACCAATACCTACGGACCTGACGGCAACACCAAGTCGGACTTATTTTCCGGCACCTTATTTTCAGTATAA
- a CDS encoding Fe2+-dependent dioxygenase, which produces MDSVFVIKDILTTEQVASICNNLKQVEFDDGKVTAAGMAKAVKNNQQVMVDKVPDLMPLLSKVIMANPLFNAVTMPRAIVNVMLSRYQPGMEYGTHTDSAIMPGGNRADISFTLFLSSPDAYEGGDLVLETALGEQRIRLNAGSLILYPTGELHRVSPVTRGERIVIVGWIQSRIRDSRKRQILLDLDSARKQYLEKVGHDRTVDIMLKTSMNLRRMWDE; this is translated from the coding sequence ATGGATTCAGTATTTGTAATTAAAGATATACTTACCACCGAGCAAGTGGCATCAATATGCAACAATCTTAAGCAAGTTGAATTTGATGATGGTAAAGTCACTGCCGCCGGCATGGCTAAAGCAGTTAAAAATAATCAGCAAGTAATGGTGGATAAAGTCCCAGATTTGATGCCTTTGTTGTCCAAAGTCATTATGGCTAATCCGTTATTCAATGCTGTGACCATGCCCCGCGCCATCGTCAATGTCATGCTAAGCCGCTATCAGCCCGGTATGGAATATGGGACTCATACCGACTCCGCCATTATGCCCGGAGGCAATCGAGCCGATATTTCGTTTACTTTATTTTTATCCAGTCCCGATGCCTACGAGGGCGGTGATTTGGTACTAGAAACCGCTTTAGGCGAGCAACGCATAAGGCTAAATGCGGGCTCGCTGATTCTTTATCCGACCGGTGAATTACATCGCGTTAGCCCTGTTACACGAGGCGAGCGTATTGTCATTGTGGGATGGATACAGTCGCGCATACGCGATTCCCGCAAACGCCAGATCCTGCTGGACCTCGACAGCGCTCGTAAACAATATCTCGAAAAAGTCGGCCATGACCGCACGGTTGATATAATGTTAAAAACCAGTATGAATTTACGCAGGATGTGGGATGAATAG
- the istA gene encoding IS21 family transposase, with product MIHQIKALYNDGNGLSERQIASQLGISRNTVSKYLKLSAADISALQEEISRGKKLDDYRDYIIQLLQTYPGLSAVKVLRKLKAKVDDLAVSDRSVRRYIQALKQEISFKQARYYEPVLDMVPGEQCQVDGGELRDVMIGGVATTVYFMVFVLSYSRLMHVSICAKPIDTEMLIRQHDAAFRYFGGMPQECVYDQTKLVVISEVFRELRLNQRFHQYATAAGFTIRACEGYDPESKGKVEAGVKYVKQNALYGETFTDWDALKAHMTDWLDGIANQRRHGTTGQQPAIHYAANEQGHMRAYLTPSCVDATASQARITRKADKTGLIAWQSNKYSVPMAYQCARVAVHEANGVIQISDLSTHKVIAEHAVCLEKGQIIKNRHHYRDMSLRIETLEKDLHELLPSPAVVTQLCALLKASSPKIYKDQLAGAKQVLTEQIKQQGAIPEAVLTRLIDTPRLTASGLKERLEAWRQSVGRSDDSDALSMPPSEQATAAIKQECPLARYRALNGHSAGQGESHAIH from the coding sequence GTGATCCATCAGATTAAAGCGTTATACAACGATGGCAACGGCTTATCCGAGCGTCAGATTGCCAGTCAATTGGGTATTTCCCGTAACACCGTGAGCAAATACCTGAAGCTGTCGGCTGCGGACATTAGTGCCCTGCAGGAAGAGATATCCCGTGGTAAGAAGCTGGACGATTACCGCGACTACATTATTCAGTTGCTGCAAACCTATCCGGGCTTGTCAGCGGTCAAAGTGCTGCGCAAACTGAAGGCCAAAGTGGACGATTTGGCCGTTTCCGACCGTTCGGTACGGCGTTATATACAGGCTCTCAAGCAAGAGATTAGCTTTAAGCAGGCGCGTTATTATGAGCCGGTATTGGACATGGTGCCGGGCGAACAATGCCAGGTCGATGGCGGCGAACTCCGCGATGTGATGATTGGCGGCGTGGCGACGACGGTATATTTCATGGTGTTTGTGCTATCGTATTCGCGTCTGATGCATGTTTCGATCTGTGCCAAGCCGATTGATACCGAGATGCTGATTCGCCAGCACGATGCGGCATTTCGCTATTTCGGCGGCATGCCGCAAGAGTGCGTGTACGATCAGACCAAGCTGGTGGTCATTAGCGAAGTGTTTCGCGAGTTGCGCTTGAACCAGCGCTTCCATCAGTACGCCACGGCAGCGGGCTTCACGATTCGGGCTTGTGAAGGTTATGATCCGGAAAGCAAAGGCAAGGTCGAGGCCGGGGTCAAATACGTCAAACAAAATGCCTTGTATGGCGAGACTTTTACCGACTGGGATGCTTTGAAGGCCCATATGACCGACTGGCTCGACGGGATAGCCAATCAACGGCGACACGGCACCACCGGCCAACAACCGGCGATACATTACGCGGCCAACGAGCAAGGCCATATGCGGGCTTACCTGACGCCGTCTTGTGTTGACGCTACCGCCAGCCAGGCCCGCATCACCCGCAAGGCGGATAAAACCGGCTTGATCGCCTGGCAATCCAATAAATACTCGGTACCGATGGCGTATCAATGCGCCCGTGTCGCCGTGCATGAAGCTAACGGCGTCATCCAGATCAGCGATCTCAGTACTCACAAAGTGATCGCCGAACATGCTGTGTGTCTGGAAAAGGGGCAAATTATCAAGAACCGGCATCATTACCGAGATATGTCGCTACGCATCGAAACGCTTGAAAAGGACTTGCATGAACTGCTGCCGTCTCCGGCGGTCGTGACTCAGCTATGTGCCTTGTTGAAAGCCAGCTCGCCGAAAATCTACAAAGACCAGCTGGCCGGTGCCAAGCAGGTGCTGACCGAGCAGATCAAACAGCAGGGTGCGATTCCCGAAGCGGTGCTGACGCGACTGATCGACACGCCTCGGTTAACGGCCAGCGGCCTGAAAGAACGACTGGAGGCCTGGCGGCAGTCTGTGGGACGCTCGGACGACAGCGATGCCCTATCGATGCCGCCATCAGAGCAGGCCACTGCCGCCATCAAGCAAGAATGTCCGCTGGCCCGTTATCGTGCCCTGAATGGCCACTCGGCTGGCCAAGGAGAGAGCCATGCCATCCATTGA
- the istB gene encoding IS21-like element helper ATPase IstB: MPSIDQIARQYRSLCLTAIAEHLPTLLGQAETHESSYLQFAESLVEHEQRQRNAKRIEQNRKRAGFPLLKSLEEFDYRFQTTISKREVNSLLDFGFIDNRDNVVFIGPPGVGKTHLAIGIGLKAIDAGYKVSFNTALGLMEVLELAELKGELKKKINQLLKFDVLIIDELGYLPMNKQGMHNLFQLINALYEYRSVILTTNKEFTNWGEFFIDDNVAVPIVDRIIHHSHIFMLGGESYRLKSKLNQAS, encoded by the coding sequence ATGCCATCCATTGATCAGATTGCCAGGCAATACCGCAGCTTGTGCCTGACGGCCATTGCCGAGCACTTGCCGACCTTGCTTGGCCAAGCCGAGACCCATGAAAGTTCCTACCTGCAGTTTGCCGAAAGCTTGGTTGAACATGAACAGCGCCAGCGCAACGCCAAGCGCATCGAGCAAAACCGCAAACGCGCTGGCTTTCCTTTGCTCAAAAGCCTGGAAGAGTTCGATTATCGCTTTCAGACCACCATCAGTAAACGGGAAGTCAACAGTCTGCTCGACTTCGGCTTTATCGACAATCGGGACAATGTGGTCTTCATCGGACCGCCCGGGGTCGGCAAGACCCACCTGGCCATCGGCATCGGCCTGAAAGCCATTGATGCCGGTTATAAGGTCAGCTTCAACACCGCACTAGGCTTGATGGAGGTATTGGAACTGGCCGAACTCAAAGGCGAGTTGAAAAAGAAAATCAACCAACTGCTCAAATTCGATGTGCTGATCATCGACGAACTAGGATACCTGCCGATGAACAAACAAGGCATGCACAACCTGTTTCAGCTCATCAATGCGCTGTACGAATACCGCTCGGTGATCCTGACCACCAACAAGGAATTCACCAACTGGGGCGAGTTTTTTATCGATGACAACGTCGCCGTACCCATCGTCGACCGCATCATCCATCATTCACACATTTTTATGCTGGGAGGGGAAAGTTATCGACTCAAATCAAAGCTAAATCAAGCATCGTAA
- a CDS encoding transposase: protein MLLPLCIDDYVSQNNPVRAIDAYVDTLELYALGFKNTEPVIGAGQPAYGPAALLKLYLYDYLQGISSSRKLDERPPAITPVRGEFSLMMLTYNLTRLLTIPGADTLRDYYAQIPGNILKNVEIWIKDDGFLLVSLNKNDAIGSKT, encoded by the coding sequence ATGTTGTTGCCGCTTTGTATCGATGACTATGTTAGTCAGAATAATCCAGTGCGAGCCATTGATGCCTATGTCGATACGTTGGAATTGTATGCCTTAGGCTTCAAAAACACCGAACCGGTCATCGGTGCCGGACAGCCGGCTTATGGCCCGGCGGCGTTATTGAAGCTGTATTTGTATGACTATTTGCAAGGTATTAGCAGTAGCCGTAAATTGGACGAGAGACCACCCGCAATAACGCCAGTAAGAGGCGAATTTAGCCTGATGATGTTGACCTACAACCTCACGCGCCTACTCACGATTCCCGGAGCTGACACGCTGAGGGATTATTATGCCCAGATACCAGGAAATATACTAAAAAATGTGGAAATATGGATAAAAGATGACGGATTTTTGCTGGTTAGCTTAAATAAAAACGATGCCATAGGCAGCAAAACCTGA
- a CDS encoding chemotaxis protein CheV produces MAGILDGVDQRTQLAGHNRFELLLFKLGGRQRFGINVFKVQEVIQCPSLTQIPKSHSVICGVAHLRGKTIPVLDLSMAIGLRPIDRDEKSYVIVTEYNRTIQGFLVGSVDRIINIGWGSVKAPPSGLGREGYLTAVTEVEGDLIEVIDVEKVMKEVIGLREQASDEAIDKDVSGAGDRVLIVDDSMVARNQIKKVCDQLNLQYDVLKDGLEAWEHLSELVQNDVDLEDYYAMIISDVEMPRMDGYTLATKIKKDPKLKHIYLVLHTSLSGVFNSSMVQKVGADEFLAKFEPDELVKTIQKRLQVFHVSKDQ; encoded by the coding sequence ATGGCTGGAATTTTAGATGGGGTCGATCAGCGTACTCAGCTGGCAGGGCATAATCGCTTTGAGTTATTGCTGTTTAAGCTTGGCGGGCGCCAGCGATTTGGCATCAATGTGTTTAAAGTTCAAGAGGTGATTCAATGCCCGTCTCTGACGCAAATTCCGAAATCGCATTCGGTGATTTGCGGCGTCGCGCATTTGCGAGGAAAGACGATTCCTGTTTTGGACTTGTCAATGGCGATCGGTTTGAGGCCGATTGACCGCGACGAGAAGTCTTATGTCATTGTCACTGAGTACAACAGAACCATACAAGGCTTTTTAGTGGGGTCGGTGGATAGAATCATTAATATCGGTTGGGGTTCGGTGAAAGCACCGCCTTCGGGTTTAGGCCGGGAAGGTTATTTAACGGCGGTTACCGAGGTCGAGGGCGACTTGATAGAGGTAATTGATGTTGAAAAGGTTATGAAGGAGGTCATTGGTTTACGCGAACAAGCCAGTGATGAGGCGATCGATAAAGATGTGTCGGGTGCCGGCGATCGAGTATTGATCGTTGACGATTCAATGGTTGCCAGAAATCAAATCAAAAAAGTTTGCGATCAGCTCAATCTTCAATACGATGTGTTGAAAGACGGCTTGGAAGCTTGGGAGCATTTGTCGGAGTTGGTTCAGAATGATGTTGATTTGGAGGACTATTATGCGATGATTATTTCCGACGTGGAAATGCCGCGCATGGACGGTTATACGTTGGCTACTAAGATCAAAAAAGACCCTAAATTGAAGCATATCTACTTGGTATTGCATACTTCGCTGAGCGGAGTGTTTAATTCGTCGATGGTGCAGAAGGTTGGTGCCGACGAATTTTTGGCGAAATTCGAGCCGGACGAACTGGTCAAAACCATTCAAAAACGTTTGCAGGTTTTTCATGTCTCAAAAGATCAGTAA
- the flgA gene encoding flagellar basal body P-ring formation chaperone FlgA, which translates to MIIKLLVVLIALLAASHSGFAAPRYQTHASIYQTVTHFITGQLGESADYDIQISPLDKRLKLPKCADQLTAFTAHNERLQAGRFSVGVRCSEGPKPWSIYTTGSLKIMQDVLILTRPVSRGQILTRQMLAIEKRDQARLRGGYFSRIESVENKQSLRNLPAGSVITFNNITDAVLIKRGERITISASSPGYNVRMQGKAMMDGTKGQSIRVKNVSSGRTITATVIKPGLVSIIQ; encoded by the coding sequence ATGATCATCAAACTACTCGTTGTTCTAATCGCACTGCTCGCGGCGAGCCATAGCGGTTTCGCCGCACCGCGTTATCAAACGCATGCATCGATCTATCAAACTGTGACCCATTTTATTACCGGTCAACTCGGGGAATCCGCCGACTACGACATTCAGATTTCGCCGCTGGATAAGCGTTTGAAATTACCAAAATGCGCCGACCAATTAACCGCCTTCACCGCACATAACGAACGGCTTCAAGCCGGACGATTCTCGGTCGGCGTACGCTGTAGCGAGGGACCGAAACCCTGGTCGATTTACACCACCGGCTCATTAAAAATCATGCAAGACGTATTAATCCTGACTCGGCCGGTCAGCCGCGGTCAGATTTTGACACGTCAAATGCTCGCCATCGAAAAACGCGACCAAGCCCGTCTTAGAGGCGGCTATTTCAGTCGAATCGAGTCCGTCGAAAACAAACAATCGTTACGCAATCTGCCGGCAGGATCCGTCATTACTTTTAACAATATTACAGATGCGGTCTTGATAAAACGCGGAGAAAGAATAACCATTAGCGCCTCGTCGCCCGGCTATAATGTACGCATGCAAGGTAAAGCCATGATGGATGGCACAAAAGGTCAATCGATTCGCGTAAAAAACGTTTCATCCGGTCGCACGATTACCGCCACAGTGATCAAGCCCGGCTTAGTTTCCATTATTCAATAA